One Setaria viridis chromosome 3, Setaria_viridis_v4.0, whole genome shotgun sequence DNA window includes the following coding sequences:
- the LOC117848760 gene encoding flap endonuclease 1, translating to MGIKGLTKLLADNAPKAMKEQKFESYFGRKIAVDASMSIYQFLIVVGRTGMETLTNEAGEVTSHLQGMFNRTIRLLEAGIKPVYVFDGKPPDLKKQELAKRYSKREDATKELTEAVEEGDKDAIEKLSKRTVKVTRQHNDDCKKLLRLMGVPVVEAPCEAEAECAALCTNDKVYAVASEDMDSLTFGAPRFLRHLMDPSSKKIPVMEFDVAKVLEELELTMDQFIDLCILCGCDYCDSIKGIGGQTALKLIRQHGSIESILENLNKDRYQIPEDWPYQEARRLFKEPDVTLDIPELKWTAPDEEGLISFLVKDNGFNEDRVTKAIEKIKSAKNKSSQGRLESFFKPVVSTSAPLKRKETSEKTTKAAANKKTKAGGKKK from the exons ATGGGAATCAAG GGTTTGACGAAGCTGCTGGCGGATAATGCGCCCAAGGCGATGAAGGAACAGAAGTTCGAGAGCTACTTCGGCCGCAAAATCGCCGTCGACGCAAGCATGAGCATCTACCAGTTCCTG ATTGTAGTTGGAAGGACAGGTATGGAAACTCTCACAAACGAAGCTGGTGAAGTCACTAG TCACTTGCAAGGTATGTTCAACCGGACAATAAGGTTGCTGGAGGCAGGAATCAAGCCAGT TTATGTTTTTGATGGCAAGCCTCCCGATCTGAAGAAACAAGAGCTTGCCAAAAG ATACTCGAAGAGAGAGGATGCAACCAAAGAACTGACTGAGGCAGTAGAG GAAGGAGATAAGGATGCGATCGAAAAATTGAGCAAGAGGACTGTAAAG GTCACAAGGCAGCACAATGATGACTGTAAAAAACTACTGAGACTTATGGGGGTTCCTGTTGTAGAG GCACCTTGTGAAGCAGAAGCAGAATGTGCTGCCCTTTGTACAAATGATAAG GTGTACGCTGTTGCTTCAGAAGATATGGACTCCCTTACTTTTGGGGCTCCACGTTTCCTTCGTCATTTGATGGATCCAAGTTCCAAGAAAATACCTGTGATGGAATTTGATGTTGCCAAA GTTTTGGAGGAGCTTGAACTCACCATGGACCAATTCATTGATTTGTGCATCCTCTGCGGATGTGACTATTGTGATAGCATCAAAG GTATTGGGGGGCAAACAGCTCTGAAGCTTATTCGTCAACATGGCTCCATAGAAAGCATTTTGGAGAATCTTAATAAAGATAG ATATCAAATTCCTGAGGACTGGCCTTACCAAGAAGCACGACGCTTGTTCAAGGAACCTGATGTTACATTAGATATTCCTGAGTTGAAATGGACTGCACCTGATGAGGAG GGTCTCATAAGCTTCCTGGTAAAAGATAATGGCTTCAACGAAGATCGGGTGACAAAG GCCATAGAGAAGATCAAATCTGCCAAGAATAAATCATCCCAAGGAAG ACTTGAGTCCTTTTTCAAGCCAGTTGTCAGCACATCAGCACCACTGAAACGGAAG GAGACTTCAGAGAAAACAACCAAGGCAGCTGCGAACAAGAAAACAAAGGCAGGTGGAAAGAAGAAATAA
- the LOC117848385 gene encoding glucosamine inositolphosphorylceramide transferase 1, translating to MAGQAARRGGAMRPPGRSMRAAVARSPAASFLLAVAASATVVGGLYFWVVVSSFRLPDSGAAGCRPDGEGSWSVGMFYGSSPLELRPIELEGRSNGNSSAWPVANPVLTCATPTEAGYPSNFVADPFLYVEGDTLFLFFETKTTASMQGDIGVARSFDKGATWEFLGIALDEAWHLSYPFVFKYENEIYMMPEGNKKKELRLYRATKFPLEWTLEKVLVNKPLIDASLVQFEGYWWLFASDFTRYGVEKNAELEIWYSNSPLGPWTEHKKNPIYKSDKSLGARNGGRLFIFEGSLYRPGQDCSGTYGRRVKLYRVEKLTKEEYKEVPVKLGIEEPKKGRNAWNGMRYHHMDAQQLASGGWIAVMDGDRVPSGDSTRRSLFGYIGFLLAIALVFFVGFVKGAISCYIPPNFWVALTRGELSRILPGNRFNQKVRRYSTNIGRYISATKTRLNEKTWSNMLFFWVVALIGIVNVCIAVHFLCGGNGAEEAYTYQGQHSQFTMVTMTYEARLWNLKLFVEHYSRCESVREIVVVWNKGNPPSSDAFDSTVPVRIRVEEINSLNNRFRVDPLIKTRAVFELDDDIMMTCTDLEKGFKVWREHPERMVGFYPRMIDGKPLQYRNERYARGKKGYNLILTGAAFMDSEFAFKKYWSEEAREGRDYVHKNFNCEDVLMNFLYANASSSRTTDSFRTVEYVHPAWAIDTSKLSSAAISRNTQKHYDIRTNCLSKFSSIYGPLPQKWEFGMREDGWDK from the exons ATGGCTGGCCAAGctgcgcggcgaggaggagctaTGAGGCCGCCGGGTAGAAGCATGCGCGCGGCTGTCGCGCGTTCGCCGGCCGCCTCGTTCCTGCTGGccgtggcggcgtcggcgacggtCGTGGGCGGTCTGTACTTCTGGGTGGTGGTCTCGTCGTTCCGCCTCCCCgactccggcgccgccggctgccgccccgACGGCGAGGGGTCGTGGTCGGTCGGGATGTTCTACGGCAGCAGCCCCCTCGAGCTACGGCCCATCGAGCTG GAAGGGAGGAGCAATGGGAACAGCTCGGCGTGGCCGGTGGCAAACCCCGTGCTGACCTGCGCGACCCCGACGGAGGCGGGGTACCCGAGCAACTTCGTCGCCGACCCATTCCTCTACGTCGAG GGGGATACactatttcttttctttgaaaCAAAAACAACAGCCTCGATGCAAGGTGATATTGGAGTTGCAAGAAGCTTCGATAAAGGTGCAACATGGGAGTTTCTAGGCATTGCTTTAGATGAGGCATGGCATCTGTCATATCCATTTGTGTTCAAATATGAGAATGAG ATTTATATGATGCCAGAGGGAAACAAAAAGAAGGAGCTGCGCCTTTATCGTGCTACTAAGTTTCCCCTTGAATGGACATTGGAGAAGGTGCTTGTCAATAAGCCACTTATTGATGCCTCACTAGTCCAATTTGAGGGATACTGGTGGTTATTTGCTTCTGATTTTACACGGTATGGTGTTGAGAAGAATGCAGAACTTGAGATTTGGTACAGTAACTCTCCTCTTGGTCCTTGGACTGAGCACAAGAAAAACCCTATTTACAAATCAGACAAAAGTTTGGGAGCTCGAAATGGTGGGAGGCTCTTCATATTTGAAGGATCATTGTATCGCCCAGGTCAGGATTGCAGTGGTACCTATGGAAGGAGGGTTAAGTTATACAGAGTTGAAAAGCTAACCAAGGAAGAATACAAAGAGGTCCCTGTAAAACTTGGGATTGAAGAGCCAAAGAAAGGTAGAAATGCCTGGAATGGCATGAGGTACCATCACATGGATGCACAACAACTTGcttctggtggatggattgCTGTAATGGATGGTGATCGTGTCCCTTCAGGCGATTCAACACGGCGTTCTCTCTTTGGTTACATAGGCTTCTTGTTAGCCATTGCTCTTGTTTTTTTTGTGGGTTTTGTGAAAGGTGCAATCAGTTGCTATATTCCTCCAAACTTCTGGGTTGCTCTGACAAGGGGAGAATTATCTCGCATCTTGCCTGGCAACCGCTTCAACCAGAAAGTCCGCAGATATTCTACCAATATTGGCAGATATATCTCTGCTACCAAAACAAGACTCAATGAAAAGACCTGGTCCAATATGCTGTTCTTTTGGGTAGTTGCTCTAATTGGTATCGTGAATGTGTGCATTGCTGTGCATTTCTTATGCGGCGGCAATGGTGCTGAAGAGGCATACACATATCAAGGGCAACACTCTCAATTCACAATGGTAACAATGACATATGAAGCTCGTCTCTGGAACCTGAAGCTATTTGTTGAACACTACTCCAGATGTGAGTCAGTAAGGGAGATAGTTGTTGTTTGGAACAAAGGTAATCCTCCAAGCAGTGATGCCTTTGATTCTACTGTTCCTGTCAGGATACGAGTTGAAGAGATCAATTCTCTTAACAACCGATTCAGGGTTGACCCTCTGATAAAGACGCGAGCTGTTTTTGAACTGGATGATGATATCATGATGACTTGCACTGACTTGGAGAAAGGGTTTAAGGTCTGGAGAGAACACCCTGAGCGGATGGTAGGCTTTTACCCTCGGATGATAGATGGCAAACCTTTGCAGTACAGGAATGAGAGATATGCTAGGGGTAAGAAGGGATACAATCTGATCCTTACAGGAGCTGCTTTCATGGACAGCGAGTTTGCATTCAAGAAGTACTGGAGCGAGGAAGCTCGTGAAGGGAGGGACTATGTGCACAAGAACTTCAACTGTGAGGACGTGCTCATGAATTTTCTGTATGCTAATGCAAGCTCCTCCAGGACCACAGACTCCTTCAGGACCGTGGAGTATGTCCACCCGGCATGGGCTATTGACACATCCAAGCTTTCTTCTGCTGCAATCAGCCGAAACACCCAGAAGCACTATGATATCAGAACAAATTGCTTGTCGAAGTTTTCTTCCATATATGGCCCCCTCCCTCAGAAATGGGAGTTTGGCATGCGAGAAGATGGTTGGGATAAATAG
- the LOC117848386 gene encoding uncharacterized protein ycf36 — MAASFSSPPLHARLLPLPPPQNPCPAVPASGARRAARPRPRRQRCLATPPSRNGSFSSPDTEWCPVPPEQRPVNEYEALASSLPFSWAAGDLRVYCSRLALTGAAFALFVGLPVAAFGGRGGAGGDAVHLALGATGSGILAVTLAVVRMYLGWAYVGNRLLSATVEYEETGWYDGQIWVKTPEVLARDRLLGSFSVKPVLNRVKFTLVGLAGSLILCILLYVNTENPKEPYENTGGGAIPGVYSDAAARSFEPDAFCGEPDLS, encoded by the exons ATGgccgcctccttctcctccccgcCCCTCCACGcgcgcctcctcccgctcccccCGCCCCAAAACCCCTGCCCCGCCGTCCCCgcgagcggcgcgcggcgggccgcTCGGCCTCGGCCCCGGCGCCAGCGCTGCctcgcgacgccgccgtcgcggaaCGGGAGCTTCTCCTCGCCGGACACCGAGTGGTGCCCGGTCCCGCCGGAGCAGCGGCCCGTGAACGAGTACGAGGCGCTCGCGTCCTCCCTGCCCTTCTCCTGGGCGGCGGGGGACCTCCGCGTCTACTGCTCCCGCCTCGCGCTCACGGGCGCCGCCTTCGCGCTCTTCGTCgggctccccgtcgccgccttcgGGGGCCGcggtggggccggcggcgacgccgtgcACCTCGCGCTCGGGGCCACGGGGTCCGGGATCCTCGCTGTCACGCTGGCCGTGGTGCGGATGTACCTCGGGTGGGCCTACGTCGGCAACCGCCTGCTCAGCGCCACAGTGGAGT ATGAAGAGACGGGATGGTATGACGGACAG ATATGGGTTAAAACTCCAGAAGTTCTAGCTCGTGATCGGCTTCTGGGCTCATTTTCT GTCAAGCCTGTGCTGAACAGAGTGAAGTTCACCTTGGTGGGACTGGCAGGCTCCCTGAtcctttgcattcttctttACGTCAATACTGAAAACCCAAAGGAACCGTATGAAAATACTGGTGGAGGAGCAATCCCTGGAGTGTACAGTGATGCTGCTGCAAGGTCATTCGAGCCTGATGCATTCTGTGGAGAACCTGATCTGTCGTAA
- the LOC117849869 gene encoding protein REVERSION-TO-ETHYLENE SENSITIVITY1 translates to MELEATPDNEVFSSNDEMQELWPLGEVDPKRARFPCCIVWTPLPVVSWLVPYIGHVGIAREDGTVLDFAGSNLVSVDDLAYGSAARCLQLDMKKCCFPANLAAHVCARSHEHSEAGTAVSWDDALRSEARRFEHKCYNLFTCNSHSFVADCLNRLAYGGSVGWNVLNLAALVWLRGRWLDRTAAVRSFLPFAAVSCVGVFMAGWSFLLGMAAFSLLLLGWFVLGVYCLKGLVG, encoded by the exons ATGGAGCTTGAAGCCACTCCGGACAATGAAGTATTCAGTTCAAATGATGAGATGCAGGAGTTGTGGCCACTGGGAGAAGTAGACCCAAAGAGAGCAAGGTTCCCTTGTTGCATTGTCTGGACTCCTCTTCCTGTAGTTTCTTGGCTGGTTCCCTACATAGGGCATGTGGGGATTGCCCGGGAGGATGGAACTGTCTTGGACTTTGCAGGTTCGAATTTGGTGAGTGTGGACGATCTTGCTTATGGTTCTGCAGCAAGATGCCTTCAGCTTGACATGAAGAAG TGCTGCTTCCCTGCCAACCTCGCGGCGCACGTGTGCGCGAGGTCCCACGAGCACTCGGAGGCCGGGACGGCGGTGTCGTGGGACGACGCGCTGCGGTCGGAGGCGCGGCGGTTCGAGCACAAGTGCTACAACCTCTTCACCTGCAACAGCCACTCCTTCGTGGCAGACTGCCTGAACCGGCTCGCCTACGGGGGATCCGTGGGGTGGAACGTGCTGAACCTGGCGGCGCTCGTCTGGCTGCGCGGCCGCTGGCTGGACCGGACGGCCGCCGTCCGGTCGTTCCTCCCGTTCGCTGCCGTCTCCTGCGTCGGCGTCTTCATGGCCGGCTGGTCGTTCCTCCTGGGCATGGCCGCCTTCtcgctgctcctgctcggctGGTTCGTGCTCGGCGTCTACTGCTTGAAGGGCCTCGTCGGCTGA
- the LOC117847673 gene encoding nucleosome assembly protein 1;2 gives MSDGKDSLDLSGLGAALPNATELSAEDKANLVASIKNTLEGLASRHMDVLESLEPKVRKRVEKLREIQGQHDELEAKFFEERAALEAKYQKLYEPLYSKRYEIVNGVIEVEGVTEESAAETPAEQKSGDEKPAEQKEEKGVPAFWLNAMKNHEILAEEIQERDEEALKYLKDIKWYRISEPKGFKLEFHFDTNPFFKNSVLTKTYHMIDEDEPILEKAIGTEIEWHPGKCLTQKVLKKKPRKGSKNTKPITKTEDCESFFNFFSPPQVPDDDEEIDEDTAEQLQNQMEQDYDIGSTIRDKIIPHAVSWFTGEAAQDDDFEGLIDGDEDDDEDDEDDEDEEDEESEDDYDAKKTQGAAGGEGQQGERPAECKQQ, from the exons ATGAGCGACGGCAAGGACTCCCTCGACCTCTccggcctcggcgccgccctCCCCAACGCGACCG AGCTCAGCGCGGAGGACAAGGCTAACCTTGTTGCGTCGATCAAG AACACGCTTGAGGGATTGGCGTCGCGGCATATGGACGTGCTTGAGAGCCTCGAGCCCAAGGTCAGGAAGCGCGTCGAGAAGCTCAGGGAGATCCAG GGCCAACATGATGAACTTGAGGCAAAGTTTTTCGAGGAGAGAGCTGCACTTGAAGCTAAGTATCAGAAGTTGTATGAGCCACTTTACTCAAAG CGTTATGAAATTGTCAATGGTGTGATCGAGGTTGAGGGTGTCACAGAAGAAAGTGCAGCTGAAACCCCTGCAGAGCAAAAGAGTGGAGATGAAAAGCCTGCCGAGCAAAAAG AAGAAAAAGGTGTGCCTGCTTTCTGGCTCAATGCAATGAAGAATCATGAAATCCTGGCTGAGGAG ATCCAGGAGAGGGATGAGGAAGCTCTCAAGTACCTCAAGGACATCAAGTGGTACAGGATCAGCGAACCTAAGGGTTTTAAGCTTGAATTTCACTTTGATACAAATCCATTCTTCAAGAATTCAGTGCTTACGAAAACATATCACATGATTGATGAGGATGAACCAATTCTAGAGAAAGCCATTGG TACTGAAATTGAATGGCACCCTGGGAAGTGCTTGACACAAAAGGTTCTTAAAAAGAAGCCAAGGAAGGGGTCAAAGAACACTAAACCTATCACAAAAACTGAAGATTGTGAGAGCTTCTTCAACTTCTTCAGTCCACCTCAAGTacctgatgatgatgaggaaattGATGAGGATACA GCTGAACAGTTGCAGAACCAAATGGAGCAAGATTATGATATTGG ATCTACCATCAGAGACAAGATTATACCACATGCTGTCTCATGGTTCACTGGGGAGGCTGCTCAAGATGATGACTTTGAAGGCCTTATAGAtggtgatgaggatgatgatgaagacgacgaggacgatgaagatgaagaggatgaggaaAGTGAAGATGATTATGATGCCAAG AAGACCCAGGGAGCTGCTGGAGGGGAAGGGCAGCAGGGTGAACGACCCGCGGAGTGCAAGCAGCAGTGA
- the LOC117847674 gene encoding probable ADP,ATP carrier protein At5g56450, with translation MSEEAAARAGVEESIGRRRERDERGLAAGRVWEFERDLVAGAVMGGAVHTVVAPIERVKLLLQTQDGNAALLGRARRFRGFADCVARTVRDEGVLSLWRGNGTAVIRYYPSVALNFSLKDLYRSILKDAGTSADNKFASIALTNFFAGAAAGCTTLVLIYPLDIAHTRLAADIGRTDTRQFRGIRHFIQTVYKKNGIRGIYRGLPASLHGMVVHRGLYFGGFDTAKDVLVPLESPLWQRWVAAQAVTSMAGLISYPLDTVRRRMMMQSGMEVQMYSSTLDCWRKIYRLESVRSFYRGALSNMFRSTGAAAILVLYDEVKKFMDRGRL, from the exons ATgagcgaggaggcggcggcgcgggcgggagtGGAGGAGTCcatcgggcggcggcgggagcgggatgAGCgcgggctggcggcggggcgggtgTGGGAGTTCGAGCGGGATCTGGTGGCGGGGGCGGTGATGGGGGGCGCGGTGCACACGGTGGTGGCGCCGATCGAGCGCgtcaagctgctgctgcagacGCAGGACGGCAACGCCGCGCTGCTGGGCAGGGCGCGCAGGTTCCGGGGGTTCGCCGACTGCGTCGCGCGCACCGTCCGGGACGAGGGGGTGCTCTCGCTCTGGCGCGGCAACGGCACCGCCGTCATCCGGTACTACCCCTCCGTCGCCCTCAACTTCTCGCTCAAG GATCTGTACAGGAGCATATTGAAAGATGCCGGAACCTCAGCAGACAATAAGTTTGCTTCTATCGCTCTTACCAATTTCTTTGCTGGGGCTGCTGCCGGATGTACTACCCTGGTCCTCATATATCCGCTCGATATTGCTCATACTCGTCTTGCTGCGGATATTGGCCGGACAGACACCCGCCAGTTCAGAGGCATTCGCCATTTCATCCAaaccgtatacaagaaaaatggcaTCAGAGGCATCTACAGGGGATTACCAGCATCGCTCCATGGGATGGTCGTCCACCGGGGCCTGTACTTTGGCGGCTTTGACACTGCCAAGGATGTTCTGGTGCCTCTGGAGTCCCCCTTGTGGCAGCGCTGGGTTGCAGCGCAGGCCGTAACGTCCATGGCAGGGCTTATCTCCTACCCGCTGGACACCGTGCGGCGGAGGATGATGATGCAGTCGGGGATGGAGGTACAGATGTACAGCAGCACCCTCGACTGCTGGAGGAAGATATACAGGCTGGAGAGTGTTAGGTCGTTCTACCGCGGGGCGCTGTCTAACATGTTTAGGAGCACTGGTGCGGCTGCCATACTCGTTTTATATGATGAGGTCAAGAAGTTCATGGATAGGGGTAGGTTGTAA
- the LOC117847675 gene encoding uncharacterized protein isoform X2, which produces MPPEKHPQSPVLYEQRVLISNQHGEKLVGLLHQTCSKKLVILCHGFRATKDDSILVDLAVAITMEGISAFRFDFSGNGESEGEFQYGSYRKEAADLRSVVLYFSKQKYDIIALIGHSKGGNAVLLYASKYHDVPIIVNISGRFALERGIDGRLGKNFMQRINKDGYIDVKNKKGEFEYRVSKASLEDRLSTDTLLSSRAISKDCRVLTVHGARDEIVPAEDARQFAAYIPNHELRILAEANHRYAGHEQELTSLVLGFVRRSHLQSTSPLRPKL; this is translated from the exons ATGCCGCCGGAGAAACACCCGCAGTCCCCAG TTCTTTATGAACAAAGAGTTCTGATTTCAAACCAGCATGGGGAGAAGCTTGTTGGTTTATTACATCAAACATGCTCAAAGAAACTTGTGATCCTTTGTCATGGATTCCGAGCCACAAAG GATGACAGCATCTTGGTTGACCTTGCTGTTGCCATCACAATGGAAGGAATTAGTGCTTTTCGGTTTGATTTTTCTGGAAATGG GGAAAGTGAAGGTGAATTCCAATATGGAAGCTACAGAAAAGAGGCAGCTGATTTGCGCTCTGTAGTATTATATTTCTCAAAACAAAAATATGACATAATTGCACTTATTGGGCATAGCAAAG GAGGAAATGCTGTGCTTCTGTATGCTTCCAAGTACCATGATGTCCCCATTATTGTGAACATTTCTGGCCGATTTGCATTAGAGCGAGGTATTGACGGCCGCCTTGGGAAGAATTTCATGCAGAGAATAAATAAAGATGGGTACATAGATGTCAAGAATAAAAAAG GGGAGTTCGAGTACCGGGTGTCGAAAGCGAGTCTGGAAGATCGGCTGAGCACCGATACCCTTCTTTCTAGTCGTGCCATCAGCAAAGACTGCAG GGTGCTCACGGTCCACGGCGCCAGAGACGAGATCGTCCCGGCGGAGGACGCCCGGCAGTTCGCGGCTTACATCCCCAACCACGAGCTGCGCATCCTCGCCGAGGCCAACCACCGGTACGCCGGACACGAGCAGGAGCTGACCTCGCTCGTGCTGggcttcgtcaggaggtcccaTCTCCAGAGCACGTCGCCGTTGCGTCCGAAATTGTAG
- the LOC117847675 gene encoding uncharacterized protein isoform X1: MLFPTLILYLYDGLNMWLTVLYEQRVLISNQHGEKLVGLLHQTCSKKLVILCHGFRATKDDSILVDLAVAITMEGISAFRFDFSGNGESEGEFQYGSYRKEAADLRSVVLYFSKQKYDIIALIGHSKGGNAVLLYASKYHDVPIIVNISGRFALERGIDGRLGKNFMQRINKDGYIDVKNKKGEFEYRVSKASLEDRLSTDTLLSSRAISKDCRVLTVHGARDEIVPAEDARQFAAYIPNHELRILAEANHRYAGHEQELTSLVLGFVRRSHLQSTSPLRPKL, encoded by the exons ATGTTATTTCCTACTCTGATTTTGTACTTGTATGATGGTTTGAACATGTGGCTTACAGTTCTTTATGAACAAAGAGTTCTGATTTCAAACCAGCATGGGGAGAAGCTTGTTGGTTTATTACATCAAACATGCTCAAAGAAACTTGTGATCCTTTGTCATGGATTCCGAGCCACAAAG GATGACAGCATCTTGGTTGACCTTGCTGTTGCCATCACAATGGAAGGAATTAGTGCTTTTCGGTTTGATTTTTCTGGAAATGG GGAAAGTGAAGGTGAATTCCAATATGGAAGCTACAGAAAAGAGGCAGCTGATTTGCGCTCTGTAGTATTATATTTCTCAAAACAAAAATATGACATAATTGCACTTATTGGGCATAGCAAAG GAGGAAATGCTGTGCTTCTGTATGCTTCCAAGTACCATGATGTCCCCATTATTGTGAACATTTCTGGCCGATTTGCATTAGAGCGAGGTATTGACGGCCGCCTTGGGAAGAATTTCATGCAGAGAATAAATAAAGATGGGTACATAGATGTCAAGAATAAAAAAG GGGAGTTCGAGTACCGGGTGTCGAAAGCGAGTCTGGAAGATCGGCTGAGCACCGATACCCTTCTTTCTAGTCGTGCCATCAGCAAAGACTGCAG GGTGCTCACGGTCCACGGCGCCAGAGACGAGATCGTCCCGGCGGAGGACGCCCGGCAGTTCGCGGCTTACATCCCCAACCACGAGCTGCGCATCCTCGCCGAGGCCAACCACCGGTACGCCGGACACGAGCAGGAGCTGACCTCGCTCGTGCTGggcttcgtcaggaggtcccaTCTCCAGAGCACGTCGCCGTTGCGTCCGAAATTGTAG